The window AGCATTCGCGTATCTTCTCGTTCGCGGGCGGCGGCGACCCGCAGGTGTACATCGGCAGCGCCGATATGATGCACCGCAACCTTGATCGACGGATCGAGGCGCTGGTGCGGGTGACCTCACCCGCACAGCTCAAGTCGCTGGAGGACCTTTTCACCCTTGCGATGAGCGACGGGACCAGCTCGTGGCATCTGCAGCCGGATGGTGACTGGGTCAGGCACAGCGTCGGCGAGAACGGGAAGAGGCTGGTGGATCTGCAGGACAAGACGATGGCCAACGTGCAACGTCGGCGGCGGGCGCGAGCGGTGCGATGAGCGAGACGGCCGTCTATGCCGCCGGGGGCGTCGTCTGGCGCCTGGTCGAGGGCAAGCTGAAGGTCCTCGTGATCCACCGCACCGCCTACGCCGACGTCACCCTGCCCAAGGGCAAGGTCGACGCCGGCGAGATGCTGGCGGGCACCGCCGTGCGTGAGATCCTCGAAGAGACCGGCATCGCCGTCTGTCTCGGCGTGCCCGTCGGCGTCTCGCGCTACGCGCTGCCCAGCGGCCGCACCAAGATCGTGCACTACTGGTCGACCTTCGCCTCCGATGAGGCGATCCGGGCGTCACGGTTCGTGCCGAACAAAGAGATCGCCGCGATCGAATGGATCTCGCCGAAGAAGGCCCTGGCCCGCATGAGCTATCCGGTCGATGTGGAGATTCTGGAGAACTTCCTCGCACTGGTCGACGACGGGGTGCGACACACATTCCCCGTCGTGGTGCAGCGCCATGCGAAGGCCGCCGCGCGCGAGGAATGGGCCGGCGAAGACGCTCTGCGTCCACTGACCGCTCGCGGTACGAAACAGGCAAAGGCCATCGCCGCTCCGCTGCAGGCCTTCGGCGTGCGAAAGATCTACTCGTCTGACGCCGTGCGATGCGTGACCACCGTCGCGCCGTTGGCCGCTGCCACCGGGCATCGCATCCACCGCACCCCCGAGATCAGTCAAGACGCCTGGGAAGACGGCACCTCCGACGTGCGCGCCGCCGTCGGTGCACGCGTGCGCGCCGGCAAGGCCTCGGTGCTGTGCAGCCACGGCCCGGTGCTTCCGGACATCATGCGAGAGCTTGCCCTGGCCACCGGCACGCTGCGCGGCTCGTATCTCGACGATGCCGCCGCCCTTCCGGTGGGCGCTTTCTCGGTCGTCCATCTGTCGGCCAGCAACCCCGGATCGGGCATCGTGGCCATCGAGACGCACGAGCCGAAGATCTGAGTCTCCGGCCGTTCACCTTCCGTTCACTCGCAGAGCCCAGTCTGGTCACCGACGCGCTTTAGGTTCGTGGCGAGCCCCGCAGAGCGGGGCCGACAACCCGACAACGTGAAGGATTCACACTGTGAAGCTCACCCGCATCGCTCCCCTGGGCGCCCTGGTCGCGGCATCCACCCTCGTCTTGGCCGGCTGCGCTGCCAACGAGGCATCCGCCGACGGCTCCGGCCCCTCGCCCACCGGCGACTCTTCCGCAGCACTGTCCGGCACCATCAACGGCATCGGATCGTCGGCGCAGGGCACCGCGCAGCAGGCCTGGATCGCCGGCATCCAGACCGCGAATCCCGAGCTGAACATCAACTACGACCCCCAGGGTTCGGGAGCGGGGCGCAAGAGCTTCATCTCGGGCGCCGCCGACTTCGCCGGCTCCGATGCCGCACTCAGCGACGACGAACTGGCCGGCACCTTCGCGATGTGCGCCGATGGCACCAGCGCCATCGACCTGCCGGTCTACATCTCCCCCATCGCCATCGCGTACAACATCGAGGGCGTCGACGAGCTGAAGCTGGATGCCGCGACGATCGCGGGCATCTTCTCCGGCACGATCACCCGCTGGGACGACGCGAAGATCGCCGCGCTGAACGAGGGTGTGTCGCTTCCGGATGCCGCTATCACAGTCGTGCACCGCTCCGACGACTCAGGAACGACGCAGAACTTCACCGAGTATCTCGCGGCCAACGCGGCGGACGTGTGGACCGAAGAGCCGTCGCAGACATTCCCGTTCGCTGTCGGCGACGCCGCCAAGGGCACCTCGGGTGTCGCCGAAGCCGCCAAGAGCGCGAAGAACTCGATCACCTATATCGACGAGTCGGGAGCGGCCGGTCTGTCGATAGCGCAGCTGAAGGTCGGCGACACGTTCGTGAAGATCTCGGCCGACGGCGCCGCGGCCGTGGTCGCCGACTCGCCCCTGGTCACCGGGCGCGCCGCCGGCGATCTGGCCATCGCGATCAACCGCACCGACACCCAGGACGGCGCCTGGCCGCTCGTGCTGGTGTCGTACCTGATCGCCTGTCAGCAGTATCAGGACGC is drawn from Microbacterium protaetiae and contains these coding sequences:
- a CDS encoding NUDIX hydrolase; translation: MSETAVYAAGGVVWRLVEGKLKVLVIHRTAYADVTLPKGKVDAGEMLAGTAVREILEETGIAVCLGVPVGVSRYALPSGRTKIVHYWSTFASDEAIRASRFVPNKEIAAIEWISPKKALARMSYPVDVEILENFLALVDDGVRHTFPVVVQRHAKAAAREEWAGEDALRPLTARGTKQAKAIAAPLQAFGVRKIYSSDAVRCVTTVAPLAAATGHRIHRTPEISQDAWEDGTSDVRAAVGARVRAGKASVLCSHGPVLPDIMRELALATGTLRGSYLDDAAALPVGAFSVVHLSASNPGSGIVAIETHEPKI
- the pstS gene encoding phosphate ABC transporter substrate-binding protein PstS encodes the protein MKLTRIAPLGALVAASTLVLAGCAANEASADGSGPSPTGDSSAALSGTINGIGSSAQGTAQQAWIAGIQTANPELNINYDPQGSGAGRKSFISGAADFAGSDAALSDDELAGTFAMCADGTSAIDLPVYISPIAIAYNIEGVDELKLDAATIAGIFSGTITRWDDAKIAALNEGVSLPDAAITVVHRSDDSGTTQNFTEYLAANAADVWTEEPSQTFPFAVGDAAKGTSGVAEAAKSAKNSITYIDESGAAGLSIAQLKVGDTFVKISADGAAAVVADSPLVTGRAAGDLAIAINRTDTQDGAWPLVLVSYLIACQQYQDADKGALVSSYIQYVAGDAAQQAAAAQAGSAPLSAELSAKVIAAAQTIK